A single Triticum dicoccoides isolate Atlit2015 ecotype Zavitan chromosome 2A, WEW_v2.0, whole genome shotgun sequence DNA region contains:
- the LOC119358590 gene encoding uncharacterized protein LOC119358590, which translates to MEVAISAVAGELVSRFVTFLMNKYHSSSHAQSEETVVERLQHVLLRAVTIVEEADARYITNSGMMMQLKMLSEAMYRGHSLLDASRYRALQDAAGFDEVSSDDPSSSSLYFAIPLKRSRTAMVKDDKAMRPGSHGALENLEIAVANMAEFVVLLGGCERMSRRPYDVYLYTDNFMFSRHAEKQKLLSFLLEQNDPPGDHALAVFPVIGGVAVGKKTLVAHVCGDERVRSCFSSILHLNGDSHLRMLDDGRTMFGRTTLVVIEFASDVGDDDWKSFQSFFRRMGRGSKIIIISKFKTVARSGSVKPIFLNALSYDELRYLFKTLAFGSADPVEHPRLVQIADEITKVLHSVQGSLVEVNVFADVLRRNLDVQFWCCILNKGIRLVKRNLSIYGVHPTLLIEQGQPVDITDLASHPLSMIPYKPKEESPSVSLGALVADPSIRPDGDFTLVAWESRIPPHKSFVHYVTSRAQDTQEGSSSALPGRRKRRGVPF; encoded by the coding sequence ATGGAGGTTGCCATATCTGCAGTTGCAGGTGAACTTGTGAGTCGATTTGTCACCTTCCTGATGAACAAGTAccactcctccagccatgcacagtCAGAGGAGACGGTGGTGGAGAGGTTGCAGCATGTCCTGTTGAGAGCTGTAACCATTGTCGAGGAGGCGGATGCTCGATACATAACCAACTCCGGGATGATGATGCAGCTCAAGATGCTCTCGGAGGCCATGTACCGAGGTCACAGCCTGCTCGATGCCTCAAGGTACCGAGCCCTCCAAGACGCCGCAGGCTTCGACGAGGTTAGCAGCGACGACCCATCTAGCAGCAGTTTGTATTTTGCCATTCCCCTCAAGCGTTCTAGAACAGCAATGGTGAAAGACGACAAGGCCATGCGCCCGGGGTCACATGGTGCCTTGGAAAACTTAGAAATTGCTGTTGCTAACATGGCTGAATTTGTTGTGCTTCTGGGTGGATGTGAGCGCATGTCTCGAAggccatatgatgtttatctttacaCCGACAACTTCATGTTCAGCCGACATGCTGAAAAACAAAAGCTCTTGAGCTTCCTGTTGGAGCAAAACGACCCTCCTGGTGATCATGCACTGGCAGTTTTTCCGGTGATAGGTGGTGTCGCAGTTGGGAAGAAAACTTTGGTTGCCCATGTGTGTGGCGACGAAAGGGTTCGCTCATGCTTTtcctcaattttgcacttgaatggAGACAGCCATTTGAGGATGCTTGACGATGGAAGGACCATGTTTGGGAGGACAACACTGGTAGTTATTGAATTTGCTTCTGATGTAGGCGACGATGACTGGAAAAGCTTTCAGTCCTTTTTCAGAAGGATGGGCAGAGGAAGCAAGATCATCATCATAAGTAAATTTAAAACAGTAGCCCGTTCTGGATCAGTGAAGCCAATTTTCCTTAACGCTCTATCTTACGATGAGTTGAGGTATCTTTTCAAGACACTGGCATTTGGAAGCGCAGACCCGGTAGAACATCCACGGCTAGTACAAATAGCAGATGAAATCACCAAGGTGCTGCACAGTGTGCAAGGTTCACTTGTGGAAGTAAATGTGTTTGCGGATGTGCTGAGAAGGAATCTCGATGTTCAGTTCTGGTGTTGCATACTGAACAAGGGGATCAGACTGGTCAAAAGAAACCTGTCCATATATGGCGTGCACCCAACCCTGCTTATAGAACAAGGCCAGCCAGTGGACATAACGGACCTCGCCTCACATCCACTTAGCATGATACCGTATAAACCCAAGGAGGAATCGCCAAGTGTGTCGTTAGGGGCGCTTGTAGCAGACCCTAGCATCAGACCGGATGGCGACTTCACTCTGGTCGCATGGGAATCAAGGATACCCCCACATAAATCATTTGTTCATTATGTCACAAGTCGTGCCCAGGATACACAGGAAGGTAGTAGCAGTGCCTTGCCGGGGAGGAGGAAGCGCCGAGGCGTGCCATTTTAA
- the LOC119352714 gene encoding uncharacterized protein LOC119352714 isoform X2 produces MEVAMSAVAGELVSRFISLLMSKYHSSIHAQSKEQNLAKRLRHLLLRVGTVVEEADGRYITNSGMLAQLKMFSEAMYGGYHVLDTLMYRALRNSAGVDEVMMNGKGFTHWSQEWAEEAKSSL; encoded by the exons ATGGAGGTTGCGATGTCTGCAGTCGCAGGCGAACTTGTCAGCCGGTTCATCTCCTTGCTGATGAGCAAGTACCACTCCTCCATCCATGCACAATCGAAGGAGCAGAATCTGGCGAAGCGGCTGCGGCATCTCCTATTGCGAGTTGGTACCGTCGTCGAGGAGGCGGACGGGCGGTACATAACCAACTCCGGGATGCTAGCCCAGCTCAAGATGTTCTCCGAGGCCATGTATGGAGGGTACCATGTGCTGGACACCTTGATGTACCGCGCCCTCCGAAACAGCGCCGGCGTCGACGAG GTGATGATGAATGGAaaaggtttcactcattggtcacaaGAATGGGCAGAGGAAGCAAAATCATCATTGTAA
- the LOC119352714 gene encoding uncharacterized protein LOC119352714 isoform X1, protein MEVAMSAVAGELVSRFISLLMSKYHSSIHAQSKEQNLAKRLRHLLLRVGTVVEEADGRYITNSGMLAQLKMFSEAMYGGYHVLDTLMYRALRNSAGVDEVSSNDSFNSHLYLIKRSRRMADGARCLESDGALKSLEAAAANMAEFVMLLGGCERMSRRPYDTYLYTDNFMFSRHAEKQKLLSFLLQHSDPLGHEATAVLPIIGGAKVGKKTLVAHACGDERVRARFCSVLHLNGDSLLMRGRTKFGVKMLVVIEFAFDVGDDEWKRFHSLVTRMGRGSKIIIVSRLQRLARFGSVKPIFLSAMSYDELRYLFKALSFGSEDPTEHPQLVQIADEFAKRFHGTEGSLVATNAYADVLRRNLDVKFWRCILDKGMRMVKRNLAIYGMHPNTLMYHGHPVDITDFALHPLSMTPYSASFSVKKESPSVTFGDLITDPSVRPKGDFTLIVWESRIPPHKSFPKSVTSCAQVAHQGSVMPGRKRQGVPI, encoded by the coding sequence ATGGAGGTTGCGATGTCTGCAGTCGCAGGCGAACTTGTCAGCCGGTTCATCTCCTTGCTGATGAGCAAGTACCACTCCTCCATCCATGCACAATCGAAGGAGCAGAATCTGGCGAAGCGGCTGCGGCATCTCCTATTGCGAGTTGGTACCGTCGTCGAGGAGGCGGACGGGCGGTACATAACCAACTCCGGGATGCTAGCCCAGCTCAAGATGTTCTCCGAGGCCATGTATGGAGGGTACCATGTGCTGGACACCTTGATGTACCGCGCCCTCCGAAACAGCGCCGGCGTCGACGAGGTTAGCAGCAACGACTCATTCAACAGCCACTTGTATTTAATCAAGCGTTCTCGGAGGATGGCCGATGGGGCCAGGTGCCTCGAGTCGGACGGTGCCTTGAAAAGCTTAGAAGCTGCTGCTGCTAACATGGCAGAATTTGTTATGCTTTTGGGTGGTTGCGAGCGCATGTCGCGTAGGCCTTATGACACTTACCTCTACACCGACAACTTCATGTTCAGCCGACATGCTGAGAAGCAAAAGCTCTTGagcttcttgttgcagcacagcGACCCTCTTGGTCATGAGGCAACAGCCGTCCTTCCGATCATAGGGGGCGCCAAAGTTGGGAAAAAAACTTTGGTTGCTCATGCGTGTGGCGATGAAAGAGTCCGCGCACGCTTTTGTTCTGTTTTGCACTTGAATGGTGACAGCCTTTTGATGCGTGGAAGGACCAAGTTTGGGGTGAAGATGTTGGTAGTTATTGAGTTTGCTTTTGATGTAGGTGATGATGAATGGAaaaggtttcactcattggtcacaaGAATGGGCAGAGGAAGCAAAATCATCATTGTAAGTAGACTTCAAAGGTTAGCCCGATTtggatcggtgaaaccgattttccTAAGTGCTATGTCTTACGACGAGTTGAGATACCTTTTCAAAGCACTATCCTTCGGGAGCGAGGACCCCACAGAACATCCACAACTAGTACAAATAGCAGATGAATTTGCCAAGAGGTTCCACGGTACAGAAGGTTCACTTGTCGCCACAAATGCGTATGCAGATGTGTTGAGAAGGAATCTTGATGTTAAGTTTTGGCGTTGCATACTGGACAAGGGGATGAGAATGGTTAAAAGAAACCTTGCCATTTATGGCATGCACCCGAACACGCTTATGTACCATGGTCACCCAGTGGACATAACGGACTTTGCTCTGCATCCACTTAGCATGACACCTTATAGTGCTAGTTTTTCAGTCAAGAAGGAATCACCAAGTGTGACATTTGGGGATCTTATAACAGATCCTAGTGTTAGACCCAAAGGAGACTTCACTCTAATCGTATGGGAATCAAGGATACCCCCTCATAAATCATTTCCTAAGTCTGTAACAAGTTGTGCTCAGGTTGCACATCAAGGTAGCGTCATGCCAGGGAGGAAGCGGCAAGGAGTGCCAATctaa
- the LOC119358591 gene encoding uncharacterized protein LOC119358591: MRRHGGRTAGSPRAPATPSTQRRRRAFARFHGGRRREVGGGREGRRLARSSTSWSLAAGNLADGARRRGAPTVLRNADELQWRSRAQLDHRRGNGLEQSQKPGTL; this comes from the exons ATGCGGCGCCATGGCGGCAGGACTGCAGGGTCGCCGCGTGCGCCGGCGACGCCAAGCACGCAGCGTCGCCGTCGTGCCTTCGCGCGGTTCCACGGTGGTCGCCGACGCGAAGTCGGCGGAGGGCGGGAGGGGAGGCGCCTAGCCCGGTCGAGTACGAGCTGGAGCCTCGCCGCCGGCAACCTCGCAGACGGagcgcgccgccgcggagctccgACAGTTCTTCGAAATGCCG ATGAACTTCAGTGGAGAAGCAGAGCGCAACTTGATCATCGTCGAGGAAATG GATTAGAGCAATCACAGAAGCCTGGGACACTCTGA